In Treponema vincentii, a single window of DNA contains:
- a CDS encoding 7TM-DISM domain-containing protein has product MKELISRPGAKYTEVICPASAMVYRPSLFKKTFYNKKYLLSVVLTTFIFFGLGTAVYAETAPTVQGGVIDLRNWNFDTRGKVLLSGNYGFFWNEFLEDWKDPSEYMAVPSSWADRKSGQGKSYPSNGYATYTLRLLLPKGAPSLSVYLKNRFPSLTVFANGVKLDAYNPSGRKLTDAQSSCFVLPAGETQIDLLIQIKSIDHKKQGIYNPVIINKTSVIESSIYRNKLIEAMIFSFALALGLYHLILFIFRTKELSILYFTLLVFIVMIRILSTGTIIGSDLFGFSWMTVLRMDYFSFCNRFNSRHHVLL; this is encoded by the coding sequence ATGAAAGAATTAATTTCTCGTCCCGGTGCAAAATATACCGAAGTGATTTGTCCCGCTTCTGCTATGGTATACCGCCCTTCACTGTTTAAAAAAACTTTCTATAATAAAAAGTATCTTTTATCGGTCGTATTGACGACCTTTATTTTTTTTGGCTTGGGTACCGCTGTCTATGCGGAAACCGCGCCGACAGTACAAGGCGGTGTTATCGATTTACGAAACTGGAACTTTGATACCCGCGGTAAGGTTCTTCTCTCCGGCAATTACGGTTTTTTTTGGAACGAATTCTTGGAAGATTGGAAAGATCCCTCCGAATATATGGCGGTACCATCTTCTTGGGCAGATAGAAAATCGGGGCAAGGAAAATCTTATCCTTCAAACGGCTATGCGACATATACCCTAAGGCTACTGTTGCCTAAAGGAGCTCCTTCCCTTTCGGTGTACCTGAAAAACAGGTTCCCTTCGCTAACCGTTTTTGCAAACGGCGTAAAACTTGACGCGTATAATCCTTCCGGAAGAAAGCTTACGGATGCGCAATCGTCTTGTTTTGTATTACCGGCTGGCGAAACGCAGATCGATCTTTTGATTCAAATAAAAAGTATTGATCACAAGAAACAGGGTATATACAATCCTGTTATCATTAATAAAACGTCCGTTATCGAATCGTCTATATATCGAAATAAACTTATCGAAGCAATGATTTTCAGTTTTGCATTAGCACTCGGTCTTTACCATTTGATATTGTTTATCTTCAGAACAAAAGAGCTCAGTATTTTGTATTTTACGCTGCTTGTATTTATCGTTATGATACGAATACTCTCGACGGGAACGATAATCGGATCCGATTTATTCGGCTTTTCCTGGATGACAGTGCTCCGTATGGACTATTTCAGTTTTTGCAACCGTTTCAATTCCCGTCATCATGTACTTTTATGA
- a CDS encoding methyl-accepting chemotaxis protein: protein MVTSVIDILEGMELIHTPATLPFGLLFFLLIQAVSFARIFYFEKRESELMRDKVIASSDQLNTFIAEIKKVIEDLANEDTVLTSNMHSAQSYVDKISSYIKLVLEEVSSQKTSLIDTETNTNYLNTFLEGLDTQITQQSEKSKDAMDKLTDLIQNTKLLTEKFKVIQDNFMNIFQANEVGKTNFSKMTKTISDITARSAVLLETNQLITQVAEQTDMLAMNAAIEAAHAGDAGKGFAVVAEEIRNLAERASSESDSTGKIIKQITTSIDETASAADILAQSFADISNKVTDFEHMLAEIATFIGHTDAHTTRMEQTLKEVLEEMTALKNENSRIIETRENTVTSFDHLTQATEKVNAEIDAMVDNITSLIRIFSKTAESQEQTREIISRLNRLSSQNRETCPDENEVPEI from the coding sequence ATGGTAACCTCCGTGATCGATATCCTTGAGGGAATGGAGCTTATCCATACGCCGGCGACGCTCCCCTTTGGCCTTCTCTTTTTCCTGCTGATCCAAGCAGTCTCATTTGCAAGAATATTTTATTTTGAGAAAAGAGAGAGCGAGTTGATGCGCGATAAGGTTATTGCCTCTTCCGATCAATTGAATACATTTATCGCTGAAATTAAAAAAGTTATCGAAGATTTGGCAAACGAAGATACCGTGTTGACCTCGAATATGCACAGCGCTCAGTCCTATGTAGATAAAATTTCAAGCTATATTAAGTTGGTACTCGAAGAAGTATCTTCGCAGAAAACGAGTTTGATTGATACGGAAACCAATACTAATTATTTAAATACTTTCCTTGAAGGCTTGGATACGCAAATTACACAGCAAAGTGAAAAGTCGAAGGATGCAATGGATAAGCTTACGGACTTAATCCAAAACACAAAATTACTGACGGAAAAATTCAAGGTTATTCAAGATAACTTTATGAATATCTTCCAAGCAAATGAAGTCGGAAAAACAAACTTTTCAAAGATGACAAAGACGATATCCGACATTACTGCCCGTTCTGCCGTTTTGCTTGAAACCAACCAGCTGATAACACAGGTTGCAGAGCAGACGGATATGCTTGCAATGAATGCCGCTATCGAAGCTGCCCATGCAGGTGATGCCGGAAAAGGGTTTGCTGTTGTTGCTGAAGAAATTCGAAATTTGGCTGAGAGGGCGTCTTCCGAATCGGATTCGACCGGAAAGATTATTAAACAAATTACCACTTCTATCGACGAAACTGCTTCTGCTGCGGATATTTTAGCCCAGAGTTTTGCCGATATCAGCAATAAAGTAACCGATTTCGAGCATATGCTTGCAGAAATCGCAACCTTTATCGGACATACGGATGCTCATACGACCCGAATGGAACAAACGTTGAAAGAAGTGTTGGAAGAAATGACGGCCTTAAAGAACGAAAATAGCCGGATTATCGAAACACGGGAAAATACGGTTACCAGTTTTGACCATTTAACGCAAGCTACCGAAAAGGTTAATGCTGAAATTGATGCAATGGTTGATAATATCACCAGCCTAATACGCATTTTTTCGAAAACGGCAGAATCGCAAGAACAAACACGTGAAATTATCAGCCGTTTAAATCGGTTATCCTCTCAAAATCGAGAAACATGTCCGGATGAAAATGAAGTCCCGGAAATCTAA
- the gatA gene encoding Asp-tRNA(Asn)/Glu-tRNA(Gln) amidotransferase subunit GatA: MKDLCTASLAELKTYLEEGVASSVDIVRALKAAYQADEKQTTPLHGFIEFFDDAEAQAEKADALRKEGKGADKPLLGLPFAVKDNISIRGKLCTCCSKILDGYRAPYNATVITRLTEAGAIPIGRANMDEFAMGSSTEYSVYGPSHNPVDRALTPGGSSGGSAAVVAGFQVPFALGTETGGSVRLPASYCGIYGLKPTYGAISRYGVVAFGSSLDQVGLFARCVDDVGLGLSVAGGADPHDETSVQYDFSSCAYLQPYADNELKKLRIALPVEFTQAKGLDTDVAVLFEKFRSWFASKGIQVDPVSIPVLESAIAMYYVIALSEAASNLARFDGIRYGLRVDPGKGYDELYCATRSAGFGREVKRRIITGNYVLSHHLSGDCYENALRVRARMEKEVGAVLQHYDFIFCPTAPTPAFKLGERVNDPLAMYLSDLFTTFVNLSHIPALSIPAGKAQDGRPIGMQIVGAKLSEGKILRLAKTLEAERV; encoded by the coding sequence ATGAAAGATCTTTGTACAGCGAGCTTAGCCGAATTAAAAACGTACTTGGAAGAAGGGGTGGCCTCTTCCGTTGACATCGTTCGTGCATTAAAGGCAGCATATCAGGCGGATGAAAAGCAAACGACGCCGTTGCATGGATTTATTGAGTTTTTTGACGATGCAGAAGCGCAAGCGGAAAAAGCCGATGCACTACGGAAAGAAGGCAAGGGGGCTGATAAGCCGCTTTTAGGGTTACCCTTTGCAGTAAAAGATAATATTTCAATACGCGGGAAACTTTGTACCTGCTGCAGTAAGATATTGGACGGTTACAGAGCCCCGTATAACGCAACGGTTATTACCCGTTTAACGGAGGCTGGCGCAATCCCGATTGGTAGAGCAAATATGGATGAGTTTGCGATGGGCTCTTCCACCGAATATTCGGTATATGGGCCGTCGCATAATCCTGTAGATCGCGCGCTGACACCCGGCGGCAGTTCGGGCGGTTCCGCAGCGGTGGTTGCCGGTTTTCAGGTTCCGTTTGCGCTCGGTACGGAAACGGGTGGTTCCGTACGACTTCCCGCTTCGTATTGCGGAATATACGGATTAAAACCGACTTACGGCGCTATCAGCCGCTACGGCGTCGTCGCGTTCGGCTCTTCGCTCGATCAAGTAGGGCTTTTTGCCCGCTGTGTAGATGATGTCGGATTAGGCCTTTCGGTCGCAGGAGGCGCCGATCCGCATGATGAAACGAGTGTCCAATATGATTTTTCTTCCTGCGCATACTTGCAACCCTACGCCGACAACGAGTTAAAAAAACTCCGCATTGCATTACCGGTTGAATTTACGCAAGCGAAAGGTTTGGATACGGATGTTGCGGTGCTGTTTGAAAAGTTCCGCAGTTGGTTTGCCTCAAAGGGTATTCAAGTCGATCCCGTTTCCATACCGGTGTTGGAATCTGCCATTGCAATGTACTATGTTATTGCGCTTTCCGAGGCGGCGAGCAATCTTGCCCGTTTTGACGGAATCCGCTACGGCTTACGTGTGGATCCGGGCAAAGGGTACGACGAGCTATATTGTGCCACCCGATCAGCAGGGTTCGGCCGTGAGGTAAAACGGCGCATTATCACCGGAAACTATGTGTTGTCGCATCACCTGTCGGGGGATTGCTATGAAAATGCGCTCCGTGTCCGCGCCCGTATGGAAAAAGAGGTCGGGGCGGTTTTACAGCACTATGATTTTATTTTCTGCCCGACCGCGCCGACACCGGCGTTTAAGCTCGGTGAGCGCGTAAACGATCCGCTTGCGATGTACCTTTCGGATTTGTTTACGACATTTGTTAATTTATCCCATATTCCGGCGCTGTCGATACCCGCGGGCAAAGCACAAGACGGCCGCCCGATCGGTATGCAAATTGTGGGCGCGAAGCTTTCCGAAGGAAAAATCTTACGATTGGCAAAAACGTTGGAGGCGGAACGGGTATGA
- a CDS encoding MFS transporter — MNKKIISEKIVADSAEVPITEVCLADVRLPVRKKLGFGIADIGGNLFFTAMGFWTLTYLTDTVYLAPALAGIAIMVAKIWDAVTDPIVGFLSDNTRSRFGRRRPYLLFGALPFGLSLWLFFTKPSVTGQTALFWWALLMLCLVNTTMTLVNIPYSALTPELTSDYNEQTSLNAYRFLCAGIGTIMGAVIVVPIVNMFPSKALGFSVAGAAIGGIIIIATLITFFSVRESAAPPKNGKKKTGAFFSAYRSVFKNSAYTVLLAVFVLHITALNFLQGMVVYYLKYIYQAEASSSTIMGLLLVTAIVSIPVAAKCSNILGKNFSYCVGLAVLCISTMVIFFIGHRIGVIGLSLLFVAAGVGVGFAFATPWAMLPDAIAWQPDTVHNEGCYYGVWTFASKLGQAISTGVSGLILSAAGYCADVIQPPKTIFAIRFIAGLIAATMCLCGLILIHFYPIDKK, encoded by the coding sequence ATGAATAAAAAAATTATAAGCGAAAAAATTGTTGCTGATAGTGCAGAAGTCCCGATAACCGAAGTATGCTTAGCCGATGTACGGTTGCCGGTACGAAAAAAACTCGGATTCGGAATTGCCGACATCGGTGGAAATCTGTTTTTTACGGCTATGGGCTTTTGGACGCTGACCTATCTTACCGATACGGTGTATCTGGCGCCCGCCCTTGCCGGTATCGCCATTATGGTGGCAAAAATATGGGATGCGGTTACCGACCCTATTGTCGGCTTTCTTTCCGATAACACTCGTTCCCGATTCGGCAGGCGCCGTCCGTATCTCTTGTTCGGAGCGCTTCCGTTCGGTCTTTCGCTTTGGCTGTTTTTTACCAAGCCTTCGGTTACCGGTCAAACAGCGCTGTTTTGGTGGGCACTGTTGATGCTTTGTTTGGTAAATACGACGATGACTCTCGTGAATATTCCGTATTCTGCTTTAACCCCCGAATTAACCTCGGATTATAACGAACAAACCTCGTTAAATGCCTACCGTTTTTTGTGCGCCGGAATCGGTACGATAATGGGTGCTGTTATTGTGGTGCCGATTGTCAATATGTTTCCGTCTAAAGCCTTAGGCTTCTCGGTTGCAGGGGCAGCTATCGGCGGTATTATCATAATAGCAACGCTTATCACCTTTTTTTCAGTGCGAGAGTCTGCTGCACCGCCTAAAAACGGTAAGAAAAAAACAGGAGCGTTCTTTTCCGCCTACCGCTCGGTATTTAAAAATTCCGCGTACACGGTGTTGCTGGCTGTTTTTGTACTACATATTACTGCACTCAATTTTTTGCAAGGCATGGTTGTGTATTACCTAAAGTACATTTACCAAGCGGAAGCGTCTTCAAGTACGATTATGGGGCTCTTACTGGTAACGGCGATCGTTTCTATTCCGGTTGCGGCCAAATGCTCAAATATACTGGGAAAAAATTTTTCATACTGCGTAGGACTTGCCGTATTGTGTATTTCTACGATGGTTATATTTTTTATCGGACACCGTATCGGGGTAATCGGCCTTTCACTCTTGTTTGTAGCTGCAGGAGTTGGGGTTGGCTTTGCTTTCGCGACTCCTTGGGCAATGCTGCCTGATGCGATCGCGTGGCAGCCTGATACGGTACACAACGAAGGTTGTTATTACGGAGTGTGGACTTTTGCCAGTAAGCTCGGACAGGCTATTTCAACCGGCGTTTCGGGCTTAATTCTTAGTGCAGCCGGTTACTGTGCTGATGTAATCCAACCTCCTAAAACGATATTTGCTATTAGGTTTATTGCAGGGCTGATCGCTGCAACCATGTGTTTATGCGGTCTCATACTCATTCATTTTTATCCCATCGATAAAAAATAA
- a CDS encoding adenylate/guanylate cyclase domain-containing protein has protein sequence MSEQKNTHTVGQERVKFPIAVKLVMMISILLIIALGTITLLVTWFGSEDVRITAEENNRTVNAQAASSVENELSSIRANAFLLLDLINTAESSSSFAKQAAAFYFERNPSVAAVLVTDSRRSDGIDRTLLNTTFFLSHELEPSLVEAFLKQEREAAAQVEQGIMKILNAAPLFNQPMLVLFYPYKEKGLAQGLAVFFSAEKLSDGFGQGTLQTTYLVNDRGDVLIHPDFDLIRRGASVATFPLFTQMRENGDTNRQMLFQDEAGKKYFGSYTRLSLGDAAVLTTAEAEQVLEPVNDTAKRNLYLSIAVLALSAMFVWFLSKSISTPIKLLTVAAHQIEAGEYELDLKPKTHDEVGLLTSSFVQMGKGLAERERLKDSFGRFINKEIAELAAQGRLALGGETKETTIFFSDIRSFTAISEKLEPFEVVGFLNEYMTQMVECVNDTHGVVDKFIGDAIMAVWGAPTSSGSPREDALNCIRAALRMRAALMQFNRGRGGDKKPIIRIGCGINSGAVVAGQIGSQKRMEYTVIGDAVNLASRTEALNKPMGTDILITEYTYKLVHDQVLVEEMPSVTVKGKEKPLRMFAVINMPNEKGIPGAGEKGPTSLNQIRNVLGIPIPDFAKVNLNEDEKKYKIQS, from the coding sequence ATGTCAGAACAAAAAAACACGCATACTGTTGGACAGGAAAGGGTAAAATTTCCGATAGCAGTAAAATTGGTTATGATGATTTCCATTTTACTTATTATTGCGCTTGGAACGATTACCCTATTGGTAACATGGTTCGGCAGCGAAGATGTCCGAATTACTGCCGAGGAAAACAACCGAACGGTGAACGCTCAAGCGGCAAGTTCCGTTGAAAATGAACTTTCTTCCATTAGAGCAAATGCTTTTCTGTTATTGGATCTTATCAATACAGCCGAAAGTTCAAGCAGTTTTGCAAAGCAAGCTGCCGCGTTTTATTTTGAACGCAACCCTTCGGTTGCAGCTGTTCTGGTTACCGATTCACGACGTTCTGACGGTATCGACCGTACATTGCTGAATACGACGTTCTTTTTATCCCATGAGCTGGAGCCGTCACTAGTAGAAGCGTTTTTAAAGCAAGAACGGGAGGCAGCGGCTCAAGTAGAGCAGGGGATTATGAAGATCCTCAATGCCGCGCCGCTTTTTAATCAACCGATGTTGGTCTTGTTTTATCCGTATAAAGAGAAAGGTCTTGCACAAGGGCTTGCGGTATTCTTTTCTGCAGAGAAGCTCTCCGACGGGTTCGGGCAAGGGACATTGCAGACAACGTATCTCGTAAACGATAGGGGGGATGTACTTATTCATCCTGATTTTGATCTTATCCGCCGCGGTGCGAGCGTCGCTACCTTTCCGCTCTTTACCCAAATGCGCGAAAACGGCGATACCAACCGGCAAATGCTGTTTCAGGATGAAGCAGGTAAAAAGTATTTCGGTTCGTATACGCGCCTTTCACTCGGCGATGCGGCGGTTCTTACCACTGCAGAAGCGGAGCAGGTTCTTGAGCCCGTCAACGATACGGCAAAGCGCAACCTCTATTTAAGCATTGCGGTACTCGCTCTTTCGGCAATGTTTGTGTGGTTCTTATCCAAATCCATCAGCACACCGATCAAGCTGCTGACCGTCGCAGCTCACCAAATTGAAGCGGGCGAATACGAACTTGACTTAAAGCCGAAAACGCATGATGAAGTGGGGCTTTTAACTTCAAGTTTCGTACAGATGGGAAAAGGTCTTGCTGAACGGGAACGCTTAAAGGATTCGTTCGGAAGGTTTATTAATAAGGAGATCGCGGAGCTTGCAGCGCAGGGGCGGTTGGCACTCGGCGGTGAAACCAAAGAAACAACGATATTCTTTTCGGATATTCGTTCGTTTACCGCGATTTCGGAAAAACTCGAACCGTTTGAAGTTGTCGGATTTTTAAATGAATATATGACTCAGATGGTTGAATGTGTCAATGACACACATGGTGTTGTCGATAAGTTTATCGGCGATGCGATTATGGCTGTCTGGGGTGCGCCGACGAGTTCCGGCTCTCCGCGCGAAGATGCGTTGAATTGTATCCGCGCAGCGCTCCGTATGCGGGCAGCTTTGATGCAGTTTAACCGCGGACGGGGAGGGGATAAAAAGCCGATTATCCGCATCGGATGCGGTATCAATTCCGGGGCGGTCGTTGCCGGGCAAATCGGTTCTCAGAAGCGTATGGAATATACAGTTATCGGCGATGCGGTTAACCTTGCCTCCCGAACGGAAGCGCTGAATAAACCGATGGGTACCGACATTCTTATCACCGAATACACCTATAAGCTCGTGCATGATCAGGTTCTGGTAGAAGAGATGCCGTCCGTTACCGTAAAAGGAAAAGAGAAACCGCTCCGCATGTTTGCGGTCATCAATATGCCCAACGAAAAAGGTATTCCGGGTGCGGGCGAAAAAGGGCCGACAAGTCTTAATCAGATTAGAAATGTGTTGGGAATCCCTATTCCCGATTTTGCAAAGGTAAATCTCAATGAAGACGAGAAAAAATACAAAATCCAATCCTAG
- the gatB gene encoding Asp-tRNA(Asn)/Glu-tRNA(Gln) amidotransferase subunit GatB, which produces MSSELSYEVIIGCEIHCQLLTKTKAFCSCENRYGGMPNSRVCPVCLGLPGALPVVGDEYVKLGIKAGFALGCTINEFSKFDRKHYFYPDLVKGYQITQFDKPICENGQVEINMAAPNEPPEMRTIRIERIHLEEDAGKSLHIEGAHSYVDYNRCGVPLIEIVSKPDMKSPEEAAQYMQTIREILKFIGVTDGNLEEGAMRCDANINLKVFENGKEYRTPISEIKNMNSFRTVRDACAYEVQRQLEEFKTDRQEYSADFKRTMGWDEPSGKTVIQRTKNSALDYRFMREPDIPSLMLSRGYIDSVCKTVGELPAAKRERFKKEYGLSQFDVETLTTERNLAEWFEAAAAQTKDPKKVANWVLAEVLAVLNEKHIGLEQLPFGPDHIAELVNELDAQTITSKQAKDVFVEMLESGEHPRQIIKNRGMTQVSDTGTIEKLVDEVFAANPQAIADWKKGKTNVAGWLMGQVMKKSQGKANPNQTTELVRKKLAAL; this is translated from the coding sequence ATGAGTTCGGAATTATCCTACGAAGTAATTATCGGCTGTGAAATTCACTGCCAACTGTTAACAAAGACAAAAGCGTTCTGTTCCTGCGAAAACCGTTACGGCGGAATGCCGAATTCCCGTGTCTGTCCGGTTTGTTTAGGACTTCCCGGCGCCTTGCCCGTTGTCGGCGACGAATACGTCAAACTCGGTATTAAAGCAGGTTTTGCGCTTGGCTGCACGATCAACGAATTCAGCAAGTTTGACCGGAAGCATTACTTTTATCCCGACTTGGTTAAAGGCTACCAGATTACCCAATTCGATAAACCGATTTGTGAAAACGGTCAGGTTGAAATCAATATGGCGGCTCCTAATGAACCGCCCGAGATGCGGACAATCAGAATTGAGCGTATTCATCTCGAAGAAGATGCCGGTAAAAGCCTTCACATCGAAGGAGCGCATAGCTATGTAGATTATAACCGCTGCGGGGTTCCGCTTATCGAAATCGTATCTAAGCCGGATATGAAAAGCCCCGAAGAAGCAGCACAGTATATGCAGACAATTCGGGAAATTTTAAAGTTTATCGGCGTTACCGACGGTAACTTGGAAGAAGGCGCGATGCGCTGCGATGCGAACATCAACCTAAAAGTATTTGAAAACGGCAAAGAATACCGGACGCCGATTTCCGAAATTAAGAATATGAACTCGTTTAGAACGGTACGCGATGCCTGTGCGTATGAAGTTCAGCGGCAGCTCGAAGAGTTTAAAACCGACCGGCAGGAGTATTCGGCTGATTTTAAACGTACAATGGGCTGGGATGAGCCGAGCGGAAAAACCGTTATCCAGCGCACAAAAAATTCCGCGCTTGACTACCGTTTTATGCGCGAACCCGATATTCCTTCGCTGATGCTGAGCCGTGGATACATCGATTCGGTATGCAAAACCGTTGGAGAGCTTCCGGCTGCAAAACGGGAACGGTTTAAAAAAGAGTACGGCCTTTCTCAATTCGATGTGGAAACACTGACAACCGAGCGGAATTTAGCGGAGTGGTTTGAGGCTGCTGCCGCTCAAACAAAAGACCCCAAAAAAGTTGCCAACTGGGTACTTGCGGAAGTCCTTGCGGTATTAAATGAAAAGCATATTGGACTTGAGCAGCTTCCGTTTGGTCCTGACCATATTGCCGAACTGGTCAATGAACTTGATGCACAGACTATTACCAGCAAGCAGGCAAAGGATGTTTTTGTAGAGATGTTGGAAAGCGGTGAACATCCCCGGCAGATCATCAAAAATAGGGGAATGACGCAGGTAAGCGATACCGGCACTATCGAGAAACTGGTGGATGAGGTCTTTGCGGCAAATCCCCAAGCTATCGCCGACTGGAAAAAGGGCAAGACTAATGTCGCCGGCTGGCTGATGGGGCAGGTGATGAAAAAATCGCAGGGCAAGGCGAATCCTAATCAAACTACGGAACTGGTACGGAAAAAACTTGCTGCGTTATAA
- a CDS encoding SoxR reducing system RseC family protein: MERIGRVIRMPITKRNGMQIATIEYDTPEADLCSIKSTDSRSGCASCGGGCHACGGGSKDGLLVVQGNIVDALNVSGKDLWIGNKVGVFISEKAARFQGLCAVGIPLVLSMLSFTVIFLRTHNESLALAGIAAGLAAGVAIAFGISRILKERALPQIVTVYE; encoded by the coding sequence ATGGAAAGAATAGGAAGAGTGATACGTATGCCGATAACGAAACGGAACGGCATGCAGATTGCGACTATTGAATACGATACGCCCGAAGCAGATCTTTGTTCCATTAAATCTACCGATAGCCGCAGCGGATGCGCGTCATGCGGCGGCGGTTGTCATGCTTGTGGCGGAGGCAGTAAAGACGGTTTGCTGGTTGTACAGGGCAACATCGTCGATGCGCTGAACGTTTCGGGAAAAGATTTATGGATTGGAAACAAGGTCGGTGTCTTTATTTCCGAAAAAGCTGCCCGTTTTCAGGGACTGTGCGCAGTGGGTATTCCGCTCGTGCTTTCGATGCTTTCCTTTACGGTAATCTTTTTGCGAACGCATAACGAATCGCTGGCTTTAGCCGGTATCGCTGCCGGTCTTGCCGCAGGGGTTGCCATCGCTTTTGGAATAAGTCGTATTTTAAAAGAGCGGGCGCTTCCGCAGATTGTTACTGTCTATGAATAA
- the gatC gene encoding Asp-tRNA(Asn)/Glu-tRNA(Gln) amidotransferase subunit GatC: MDQNSKITPEVFDNLLYLSRLSSNDSDTESIAGQVSQIIEYFDILKKYDVSTEADDTAMISEELLRSDTISAGITQSDLKKMSSEYMDGYFRVPKVLGSGV, translated from the coding sequence ATGGATCAAAACAGCAAAATTACTCCTGAAGTATTCGATAATTTACTCTATCTCTCGCGCCTTTCTTCGAATGACAGTGACACAGAGTCTATTGCCGGACAGGTTAGTCAAATTATCGAATATTTCGATATTCTCAAAAAGTATGATGTATCTACCGAGGCAGACGACACTGCAATGATTTCGGAAGAGTTACTCCGCAGCGATACCATTTCAGCTGGCATAACGCAGTCGGATTTAAAGAAGATGTCGAGTGAATATATGGACGGCTATTTTCGTGTACCTAAAGTTCTCGGGAGTGGGGTGTGA